The Enterobacter mori genomic interval ATGGTTAGGCACCTCGATGATCTCGACTAACTGATCATCCCCGGAACGGCCCGCAACACGCAGACCCGCAGCTTCAATTGGTTTCAACAACATGTTGTTGACTTCATAGCGGTGACGATGGCGCTCGGTGATGGTTGATTCGCCATACAGCTTGCGAACCACGCTATCGTCGGACAGCTGGCAGGCCTGTGCGCCAAGACGCATAGTGCCACCCAGATCGCTCTTCTCGGTACGGACCTCGACGTTACCTTCTTCGTCGCGCCATTCAGTGATAAGCGCCACTACAGGGTACTTACAGTCTGGCACAAATTCCGTAGAGTTTGCGTTTTCCATCCCCGCTACGTTGCGCGCAAATTCGATCAGCGCAACCTGCATACCCAGGCAGATGCCGAGGTATGGAATATTGTTTTCACGCGCATAGCGTGCAGTGGCGATCTTGCCTTCTACACCACGGTAGCCGAAGCCGCCAGGGATGAGAATCGCATCCAGATCTTTCAGAATTTCGACGCCACGCGTTTCAACATCCTGCGAATCAATCAGCTTGATGTTCACGGAGACGCGGTTCTTCAGACCGCCGTGCTTCAGCGCTTCGATGACTGACTTATAGGCGTCCGGCAGTTCAATGTACTTGCCGACCATACCGATAGTCACTTCACCAGCCGGATTGGCTTCTTCGTAAATAACCTGTTCCCATTCAGACAGGTTAGCTTCCGGACAGTTCAAGCTGAATCGTTTACAAATATAATCGTCCAGGCCCTGTGATTTCAACAGGCCCGGGATTTTATAAATGGAATCGACGTCTTTCATTGAAATAACGGCTTTTTCAGGCACGTTACAGAACAATGCAATTTTCGCACGTTCGTTCGCCGGAACCGCGCGATCGGAGCGGCAAACCAGGATATCTGGCTGAATACCGATGGAGAGCAGCTCTTTCACAGAGTGCTGCGTCGGTTTGGTTTTCACTTCACCTGCGGCGGCCATGTACGGCACCAGGGTCAGGTGCATGAACAGCGCGTGCTCACGACCAATATCGACAGCCAGCTGACGAATCGCTTCCAGGAATGGCAGGGATTCGATATCCCCCACGGTTCCGCCGATTTCGACCAGCACCACGTCGTGGCCTTCGCCACCCGCAACGATGCGTTCTTTGATTGCGTTAGTGATGTGTGGGATAACCTGAACGGTTGCCCCCAGATAGTCACCACGGCGCTCTTTACGCAGAACGTCAGAGTAGATGCGGCCAGTCGTGAAGTTGTTACGACGGGTCATTTTGGTGCGGATGAAACGCTCGTAGTGGCCAAGATCCAGATCGGTTTCAGCGCCGTCTTCAGTAACGAACACTTCCCCGTGTTGGATTGGGCTCATGGTGCCCGGATCGACGTTGATGTACGGATCCAGTTTCATCATGGTCACATTGAGGCCACGGGCTTCAAGAATGGCTGCGAGGGAGGCTGCGGCAATGCCTTTACCCAGAGAGGATACGACCCCGCCGGTCACAAAAATATAGTTCGTTGTCATGCTGAACCTGAGAAGTTAGGGTGAAACGATGGAATAACCAGGACGGGAAAGTAGTATACCCGAACACGGCGAGCGCCACAAACTTTCATTCTCCGTCTCCATTCCAGGCCATGACAAACATAAGGAGTGAGAAAATAGCCCCTTTTGGGTAAATGTTTTTGACGCAAATCAAGCGCTTGTCATTTAAAAAATCACACAAATTGCGCTTGATCGCAAAATCTCGTTAGAGATCAGATTCCTGGCGTTTTACTTCCTGCCAGACTTCTTCCATGGCCTCGAGGTCAATTCCGGTCATTTCCAGGCCACGCGAAGCCACAATCCGCTCAACTTCGCGAAAACGTCGCTCGAACTTAATGTTGGCTTTTTGCAGGGCGGTTTCCGCTTTTACCCCTAAATGGCGTGAAAGGTTGACGGTCGCGAAAAGCAGGTCGCCCATCTCCTCTTCCAGCTTTGCTTCATCCACAACCGCCTGCTGCGCTTCATGCATCACTTCGTCTATCTCTTCATGCACTTTATCCAGCACCGGTCCCAGGGAGTCCCAGTCAAAACCCACGGCGGAGCAGCGTTTCTGGATTTTATGCGCGCGCATCAGCGCGGGCAGACTTAACGGAATATCATCCAGCGCCGAGTGCTGGGATTTTTCGGCCCGCTCGGCGCTTTTTATCTGCTCCCAGCGAGCCAGCACTTCGGCGCTGTTGCCTGCGGTGGCATCGCCAAAAATATGCGGATGGCGGCGCTCAAGCTTGTCGCTGATGGCAGCGCAGATGTCGTCAAAGTTAAAGCGCCCTTCTTCCTGCGCCATCTGCGCATAAAATACCACCTGGAATAACAGGTCGCCCAGCTCGCCGCGCAGGTCGTCAAAATCCTCGCGTGAAATGGCGTCCAGCACTTCATAGGTTTCTTCGAGGGTGTACGGGGCGATGGTGGCGAAAGTCTGCTCCTTGTCCCACGGGCAGCCGTTTTCCGGGTCGCGCAGGCGTTTCATGATGCCGAGCAGGCGGTCGATTTGAGTCATAGTTCTGTCCTGATGAAAAAAACGCCGGGTGGCGACGAAGCCTTACCCGGCCTACAGAAGAGTGTGTTTAACCGCCGTGCAGACGTCGCGCGTCTATCACATCCGGCACCTGGTTCAGTTTACCGAGCACGCGGCCCAGCACCTGCAGGTTGTAGATTTCGATGGTCATATCGATGGTGGCAAGCTGCTCGCGGGTATCGCTGCGGCTGGCTACGCCCAGCACGTTGACCTTCTCGTTAGCAAGAATGGTGGTGATGTCGCGCAGCAGACCGCTGCGGTCATTGGCGGTGACGCGCACCACCAGCGAGTAACCTGCGGAGTAACTTTCGCCCCAGACCGCTTCTACGATACGCTCCGGCGCATGTGACTGCAGCTCTGCAAGCTGGTCACAGTCTGAACGGTGGATCGAAATCCCCCGCCCCTGAGTGATAAAGCCGACGATATCGTCACCGGGGATCGGCTGGCAGCAGCGGGCAATGTGGTGCATCAGATTGCCCACACCTTCCACGACCACGCGGCCGTTATCTTTGCTGCGCTGCTGCGGCACATGGGTTTTCTGCTGCAGCTGCTTCAGCGCTGCCGCATCCTGCTCCGCCGCACTTGGCTTGTTGAACTGCGCCTGCAGGAAGTTCACCATCTGATTCAGACGGATATCTCCGCCGCCAATGGCCGCTAACAGTTCGTCAAGCTCGTTGAAGTTGTAGCGTGGCAGCAGGAATTTCTCCGCCTCTTTCAGGCTGATCCCCACATGCTCCAGTTCGTCATCCAGGATCTGGCGACCGGCAAGGATGTTTTTATCGCGATCCTGCTTGCGGAACCAGGCGTGGATCTTGGAGCGCCCGCGGCTGGTGGTGACGTAGCCCAGGTTCGGGTTCAGCCAGTCACGGCTCGGGTTGGGCTGCTTCTGGGTGATGATCTCAATCTGGTCACCCATCTGCAGTTGATAGGTGAACGGCACGATTCGTCCACCGATTTTCGCCCCGATGCAGCGGTGCCCCACATCACTGTGGATGTGGTAGGCGAAGTCGAGCGGCGTGGAGCCCGCGGGCAGGTCAACAACGTCCCCTTTCGGAGTAAAGACATAGACCCGGTCGTCGAAGACCTGGCTGCGCACTTCGTCGAGCATTTCGCCGGAATCAGCCATCTCTTCCTGCCACGCAATCAGCTTACGCAGCCAGGCGATACGGTCTTCATGTCCTGAACGCGCGCCGCCAGAGGTACCCTCTTTGTATTTCCAGTGCGCGGCCACACCCAGCTCGGCGTCTTCGTGCATCTGTTTGGTACGGATCTGGATCTCAACCGTTTTGCCGCCAGGGCCAAGCACCACGGTATGAATAGACTGGTAGCCGTTTGGTTTCGGGTTCGCCACATAGTCGTCGAACTCGTCCGGCAAGTGGCGGAAGTGAGTATGTACAATCCCCAGTGCGGCGTAGCAGTCCTGCAGACGCTCCGCCACAATACGCACGGCGCGCACGTCAAACAGCTCGTCAAAGGCGAGGTGTTTCTTCTGCATTTTGCGCCAGATACTGTAGATGTGCTTAGGTCGACCGTAGACTTCGGCGCGCACATTCTCTTCTTTCATTGACTGACGCAGCCCGCTGACAAACTCGTCGATGTAGTGTTCACGATCGATACGGCGTTCATGCAGAAGTTTGGCAATGCGCTTGTATTCCGCCGGGTGCAAATAGCGGAAGCAGTAATCTTCCAGCTCCCATTTCAGCTGACCGATACCTAAGCGGTTCGCCAGCGGCGCATAGATATTTGTACACTCTTTGGCGGCAAGGACGCGCTCGTCTTCCGGCGCATCCTTCACTTCGCGCAGGTGCGCAATACGTTCGGCAAGCTTGATGACCACACAGCGGAAGTCATCCACCATAGCCAACAGCATTCGCCGGACGTTATCAACCTGTTCTGAGGAGACGGAATCGGTATGGGCAGCTTTAAGCTGGCGGATGGCCGCCATATCGCGCACGCCGTGGATCAGCGCGACGACGGAGGTCCCGACGCTGTCACGCAGCACGTCTTCGCTGACCACGTCAGCATCGGCGAGCGGGAACAGAAGCGCGGCCTGCAGCGTTTCGATATCCATGTTCAGCATGGAGAGAATTTCGACCATCTCGATGCCGCGCCACAGCAGCAGCTCAGCGTCAGGATGCCCCTGCGTAGTGCGCAGACAATAGGCCCAGGTTTCGGTTAAGCGTTCACACGACTGCTGGCTGGAAATCCCCAGACTTGCGATCCATTTTTGAGGGTCAAACTCACCAGCTTTATTAAGATGTGCACTTCTTACCGCAACCATCGTCCTCTCCTTTAGGGACCAGGGCCTGTCGAAGTCGACAAGCCAAACAAATTAGATGTGCTCAAACAACGCCATCGATTCCAGATGTCCAGTGTGCGGGAACATGTCCAGCATTGCCAGACGCTGAATCTGGTAACCCGCACTGATTAATGCCTCGCTGTCTCGGGCAAGCGTCGCCGGGTTACAGGAAACATAGACCACACGCTTCGGCGCGAGTTTAATAATATGTGCCATTACGCCCGGAGCACCGGCACGTGCCGGGTCGAGCAAAATTTTATCAAAGCCCTGTTTTGCCCACGGCTGTTGAGTCACATCGTCCTCAAGGTTTTGATGAAAAAATGTCACATTTTGCAAGCCATTCTGTCGGGCGTTTTCCTGTCCTTTGGCGACCAGCGCCTCAACGCCTTCCACACCCACCACGTTTGCCGCTTTCAGAGCCAGAGGGAGCGTGAAATTACCCATACCGCAGAAGAGATCGAGCACCCGGTCGGTCGGCTGGATATCAAGCCAGTCCAGCGCTTTTTCAATCATCTGCTGATTCACGCCGTCATTAACCTGGATGAAATCCCGCGGGCTGAACGTTAAGCGTAGCCCGTTTGACGCATACCAGGGAGCCTCTCCCGTAACCTGCTCAAGTATCTCGCTTTGTGGCGCCAGGAAAAGCGCAAGCTTGTGGGAATGCGAAAAGCGTTCCAGTTTTTCGCGGTCTTTTTCAGACAGCGGCGCAGTATGGCGCAGCACCATCAGCGGGCCGTTGTTAGCCAGAACCAGTTCCACATGCCCGAGATGGCGAACACCCTCAAGCCCGGACAGACACTGGTGCACATCAGGGAGCAATGCTTCAAGTTGGGGCGCCAAAACAGGGCACTGCTTTATATCCACGGTATCGCTGGCGCTGGCTTTACGAAATCCCATCTCCAGCCGCTCGGTTTTGGGGTGATAACTGAGGCTCAGGCGCGCGCGCCGACGGTAGCCCCAGGGCTGCCCGGCGATAATCTCGTTTACCTCATGCTTAAGCTGACGCGCCAGCGCGCTGCTTTTACTTTTTTGCTGTAAAACTACGCTGGCATGCTGTTGCTGGCAGCCCCCGCAGACACCAAAATGGGGGCAGCGAGGCACTTCGCGTTCCGGGCTGTCACTCAGTCGGCGCTTCACCTGGCCGCGCGCGTACTGGCGTTTATCTTCCGTCAGCGTAATTTCTGCTCGTTCTGATGGCAGCAAACCTGTTATAAACAGTGTCTTACCGTTGTGTCGCGCCACCCCCTGACCAAAGGGATCGAGGTCCGTGGCTTCAACAGTTATGATCTGACGCGTCGTCACGCGTCGCTTTGCAGAGTAGAATTGCGCCATCGCTGAGATTTTTCTCACATATAAACATAATTGTCTAATTGTCCCATAACGGAACGCCATGACCAACTACAGCCTGCGTGCACGCATGATGATTTTGATCCTCGCCCCCACCGTATTGATCGGTTTACTGCTGAGTATCTTCTTTGTGGTGCATCGCTATAACGATTTGCAGCGACAGCTGGAAGACGCCGGAGCCAGCATCATCGAACCGCTGGCGGTCTCCAGCGAATACGGGATGAACCTGCAAAACCGGGAATCCATTGGTCAGTTAATTAGCGTCCTGCATCGTCGTCACTCGGACATCGTGCGGGCTATCTCCGTTTATGATGAAAACAACCGTCTGTTTGTTACCTCGAATTTTCACCTTGACCCGACATCCCTGAAAATTCCTGACGGCACGCCATTCCCGCGCCATCTCACCGTATTGCGGCGAGGGGATATTATGATCCTGCGCACACCGATCATCTCCGAGAGTTATTCTCCCGATGAATCCGCTCAGTCTGAAGCCAAATCCAGCAACAACATGCTGGGATATGTGGCGCTGGAGTTGGATCTCAAGTCAGTCCGGCTGCAGCAGTACAAAGAAATATTTATCTCCGGCGTGATGATGCTCTTCTGTATCGGCATTGCGCTGATTTTCGGCTGGCGACTGATGCGTGATGTGACGGGGCCAATTCGAAACATGGTCAACACCGTTGACCGTATCCGTCGCGGCCAGCTCGACAGCCGCGTGGAAGGGTTTATGTTGGGCGAGCTGGATATGCTGAAAAACGGCATCAACTCGATGGCGATGTCGCTGGCGGCGTATCATGAAGAGATGCAGCACAACGTTGACCAGGCCACCTCCGACCTGCGCGAAACGCTGGAGCAAATGGAAATTCAGAACGTCGAGCTGGATCTGGCGAAAAAACGCGCTCAGGAGGCTGCGCGCATTAAATCCGAATTCCTTGCCAATATGTCACACGAACTGCGTACGCCGCTGAACGGCGTGATCGGCTTTACCCGTCTGACGCTGAAAAGCGAGCTTAACCCCACCCAGCGCGACCATCTGCATACTATCGAACGTTCGGCCAACAACCTGCTGGCGATCATTAACGACGTGCTGGACTTCTCGAAGCTGGAAGCGGGCAAGCTGATCCTGGAAAGTATCCCGTTCCCGCTGCGCAGTACGCTGGATGAAGTGGTGACGTTGCTCGCGCACTCGTCGCACGACAAGGGCCTTGAGCTGACGCTCAATATCAAGAACGACGTACCGGATAACGTCATTGGTGATCCGCTGCGTCTGCAGCAGGTCATCACCAATCTGGTGGGTAACGCGATCAAGTTTACCGAGAGCGGCAATATCGACATTCTTGTCGAAAAACGGGCGCTCAGTAATAACAAGGTACAGATTGAGGTGCAGATCCGCGATACCGGTATCGGCATACCGGAGCGCGATCAGTCGCGTCTGTTCCAGGCATTCCGTCAGGCGGACGCCAGTATTTCCCGCCGCCACGGGGGGACCGGCCTGGGGCTGGTGATCACCCAAAAACTGGTAAAAGAGATGGGCGGCGATATCTCCTTCCACAGCCAGCCTAACCGGGGTTCGACCTTCTGGTTCCATATCAATCTCGATCTCAACCCCAACGTCATGACCGATGGGCCAGTGACCGACTGCCTGAAAGGGATGCGTCTGGCCTACGTTGAGCCAAATGCCGCAGCGGCACAGTGCACGCTGGACGTGCTAAGCACCACGCCGCTGGAGGTTGTCTACAGCCCGACCTTCTCTGCACTTACCGTTGAGCACTACGATATCCTGCTGATGGGGATCCCGGTGACCTTTACGGGCGAACTGACCATGCAGCAGGAGCGCCTGGCGAAAGCGGCATCAATGACCGATTACCTGCTGCTGGCTCTGCCTTGCCATGCACAAATTAAAGCCGAAGAGTTGAAAAACGACGGGGCAGCCGCCTGCCTGCTCAAACCGCTCACGGCCACACGCTTGCTACCTGCGCTCACCGAATATTGTCGCCTGAGCCAGCACGCGCTGCCGCTCATCAGCGACGAGCAAAAGCTGCCGATGAGCGTGATGGCGGTGGACGATAACCCGGCAAACCTGAAGCTGATTGGCGTGCTGCTGGAGGATCAGGTTCAGCATGTGGAACTGTGTACCAGCGGTGCGCAGGCAGTGGAACAGGCTAAACAGATGCAGTTCGATTTGATCCTGATGGATATTCAGATGCCGGGTATGGACGGCATTCGCGCCTGCGAGCTTATCCGCCAGCTCCCGCATCAGCAGCAAACGCCGGTTATTGCAGTGACCGCGCACGCCATGGCCGGACAGAAAGAAAAATTGCTGAGCGCCGGGATGAATGATTATCTGGCCAAGCCTATCGACGAAGAGAAACTGCATAGCCTGCTGGTGCGCTACAAACCGGGGCACATTGGCGGGACATACACGGTTTCAGCAGAATCGCCGGAAATTAGCGTCAACCAGAATGCCACCTTCGACTGGTCGCTGGCGCTGCGCCAGGCGGCAGGGAAAACCGATTTAGCCCGCGACATGTTGCAGATGCTGGTCGCATTCCTGCCGGAAATCCGTAATAAAGTTGAAGAACAGCTGGTGGGAGAAAACCCTGAAGAACTGCTGGAAGCTATCCACAAGCTGCACGGCAGCTGCGGCTACAGCGGGGTGCCGCGGTTGAAGAACCTTTGTCAGTTGCTGGAGCAACAGTTACGCGCCGGTACGCCAGAATCCGAGCTTGAACCCGAGTTCCTGGAGTTGCTTGATGAGATGGATAATGTGACAAGGGAAGCAATGAAGGTGTTGGGGAGCTGATATAAAAGCCCAGTGGCGCTACGCTTACCGGGCCTACAGGAGCACGAACGTAGGCCGGGTAAGGCGAAGCCGCCACCCGGCAATCACAGTTAAAATTCCTTCCCTACTTTCAGCGCCGCCGCGATATTCCTCGCGGCCATCTGCACATTCTTGCTGGCATTTTCAAGCGCGTCTTCCAGTGAGCAGATCGTGTAGATCACGCTAAACACCGCATCAATGCCGTGATCGTGTACCACACCAACGTCCGCCGTCAGGCTTCCTGCAATACCGATAACGGGTTTGTTAAAGCGTTTCGCCACTTTCGCCACGCCCACAGGGACTTTGCCGTGGATCGTCTGGCTGTCGATGCGACCTTCACCCGTGATCACCAAATCCGCATCGGCCACCTGGTCGGCCAGGTGTTGTATGACCGGATACATAGGTGACAGATCAGACCGGGAACATAGGTAACACTTTTCAGTCTATCCGGTGCACACTCTCGGTTTTTCGGTCGTAGTACGCAAGCGTTATTCCATTAAAGATGATGGCCTCCAGGCCATCATCCTTTTCTTCCAGCATGATGTATTCGCCAGTCAGTGCTTCACTCAGGAACACCGTCCCCTTTTTCCCCATATAGAGTGTCCCCCTCGATTTCACCCTGTAGACCGCACCTCCTTCCGGGTAAACATATTCAGGAACACGGCCATCCCAGCGTCGGTTCGAGGGTTGCCATACCGTTCCGGGCGTTGCACCCGCCAGGGCTTCATGTGGCCTTTCGTAATTAAATTCTTTCCGGTAGTCACTGAACCACCGCTGTTGTTCTTCCATCGTCATGAAGGTGTTGCCCTGTTTCACCGCACTTTTCAGGGTGCGGTGCATTCGCTCATGGCGGCCATTTTCTTCCGGATGACCCTTTCTGATACGCTCCGGCCTGATGCCCAGCTTGATTAGCCAGACGGCAAGACGACTTAGTCCGGCTATCCCTGTTCCCGCGAAGGGCTGACCGTTATCGGTTCTGAGTACTTCCGGCAGACCGTATTCCAGAAACGCATCTGTCAGGCACTTTCTGACGAAGGGCTCGCTCTCCCGGTCCGTTCCCCGGCAGCTCAGAAGATACCGGCTGTGATTGTCGGTCAGGGTGAAGGGATGGCAGTACTCTCTGCTCAGCAGCCTGAACTTGCCTTTAAAATCAGCGCTCCAGACCTGGTTATTCTCGCTGATGGTCGTCAGGGGCTGGCGATTGCCCGGGGTTCTGCGTTTTCGCTTTTTATCCGGAACCAGGCCTTCACGCTTGAGGATATCGCCGATAGTGCTGGCAGCAGGTACGGTAAAATCGACATGATGGTTGAGCATCCACATCCGCAGTTTTTTGGGGCCCCAGTCAGGGTGTTTTTGCCTCAGGGCCGTAAGTTGTGCGGCGATATCATCAGGAACTGTCCGGGAGTGGGAGTGCGGAGCGCGCGACCGGTCAGAAAGAGATGACAGGTCAGAGGGGTCAAAACGCTGAAGCCATTTGTAGCCGGTTTTTCGACTGATGCCGAAGAGACGGCAAAGAGCGGAGAAGGAGTCCGTACCTGCATGGCAGGCACGGATAAAATCAAGGCGTTGCATAGGTCGGGTCTCAGTCCAGGGCATAGCGAGTCTCCTCTTCTATGCCAGTTATAACTGTTACCCATGTATCCGGTCTAAAGTGTTACCCATGTTTCCGGTTCATACCTGTAGCGCATCGGTCACAATCTCAATACCCTGGCGCAGCTGCGCGCCGCAAAAGGCGTACAGCGCCGCCCCCATGCCACCCGCCGCGCCGCCGCCAGCAAGGTTTAGCACATCGATATCCAGATCCCGGGCAATGACTCTCGCATACTGTGCCAGCGCGTTGTCCAGGGTAACGATCATCTCGGGTGTGGCCCCTTTTTGCGGGCCAAATACGGCTGACGCACCATCCTTTCCGGTGAGCGGATTCGTCACATCACAGGCAACTTCTATCCGGCACTCCGCCAGACGGCTGTCCAGCCCGCTCAGGTCGATACGCGCGAGTTTTCCCAGCTCGCCCCCGCCCTGCCCAAGAGGCTGCCCGCTGTCGTCCAGCAGCTTTGCGCCCAGCGCCTGCACCATGCCCGCGCCGCCGTCATTCGTCGCGCTACCGCCAATGCCGATAATAATATGCTTAACGCCCGCATCCAGCGCATGGCGGATGAGCTCACCCGTTCCCCACGAGGTAGTGAGCAGCGGGTTACGCCTGGAAGGCGTGACAAGTTCCAGACCGCTCGCCGCCGCCATCTCAATAAACGCGCTCTGCTCGTCACCGGAAAGCCCGTAAAAACCGTCTACGCGCTCACCCAACGGGCCGGTGACGGATACGGGGACAATACGCCCATGAGTGGCCGCGACCATGGCTTCCACGGTCCCTTCTCCACCATCCGCAACCGGAAGTTTGACGTACTCTGCCGTCGGAAAAATTTCGCGAAAACCGTTTTCAATCGCCGTCGCGACCTCAAGCGCGCTCAAACTTTCCTTATACGAGTCCGGTGCGATAACAATTTTCATAAGCCATCCTTACGCATGTTGATTACGTTAAGCATACACCACGTAAATGACCGCCCATGGGAGCGGTCCCAGTACGTTTATCGTA includes:
- the pyrG gene encoding glutamine hydrolyzing CTP synthase, whose product is MTTNYIFVTGGVVSSLGKGIAAASLAAILEARGLNVTMMKLDPYINVDPGTMSPIQHGEVFVTEDGAETDLDLGHYERFIRTKMTRRNNFTTGRIYSDVLRKERRGDYLGATVQVIPHITNAIKERIVAGGEGHDVVLVEIGGTVGDIESLPFLEAIRQLAVDIGREHALFMHLTLVPYMAAAGEVKTKPTQHSVKELLSIGIQPDILVCRSDRAVPANERAKIALFCNVPEKAVISMKDVDSIYKIPGLLKSQGLDDYICKRFSLNCPEANLSEWEQVIYEEANPAGEVTIGMVGKYIELPDAYKSVIEALKHGGLKNRVSVNIKLIDSQDVETRGVEILKDLDAILIPGGFGYRGVEGKIATARYARENNIPYLGICLGMQVALIEFARNVAGMENANSTEFVPDCKYPVVALITEWRDEEGNVEVRTEKSDLGGTMRLGAQACQLSDDSVVRKLYGESTITERHRHRYEVNNMLLKPIEAAGLRVAGRSGDDQLVEIIEVPNHPWFVACQFHPEFTSTPRDGHPLFAGFVKAASDYQKRQAK
- the mazG gene encoding nucleoside triphosphate pyrophosphohydrolase, producing MTQIDRLLGIMKRLRDPENGCPWDKEQTFATIAPYTLEETYEVLDAISREDFDDLRGELGDLLFQVVFYAQMAQEEGRFNFDDICAAISDKLERRHPHIFGDATAGNSAEVLARWEQIKSAERAEKSQHSALDDIPLSLPALMRAHKIQKRCSAVGFDWDSLGPVLDKVHEEIDEVMHEAQQAVVDEAKLEEEMGDLLFATVNLSRHLGVKAETALQKANIKFERRFREVERIVASRGLEMTGIDLEAMEEVWQEVKRQESDL
- the relA gene encoding GTP diphosphokinase — its product is MVAVRSAHLNKAGEFDPQKWIASLGISSQQSCERLTETWAYCLRTTQGHPDAELLLWRGIEMVEILSMLNMDIETLQAALLFPLADADVVSEDVLRDSVGTSVVALIHGVRDMAAIRQLKAAHTDSVSSEQVDNVRRMLLAMVDDFRCVVIKLAERIAHLREVKDAPEDERVLAAKECTNIYAPLANRLGIGQLKWELEDYCFRYLHPAEYKRIAKLLHERRIDREHYIDEFVSGLRQSMKEENVRAEVYGRPKHIYSIWRKMQKKHLAFDELFDVRAVRIVAERLQDCYAALGIVHTHFRHLPDEFDDYVANPKPNGYQSIHTVVLGPGGKTVEIQIRTKQMHEDAELGVAAHWKYKEGTSGGARSGHEDRIAWLRKLIAWQEEMADSGEMLDEVRSQVFDDRVYVFTPKGDVVDLPAGSTPLDFAYHIHSDVGHRCIGAKIGGRIVPFTYQLQMGDQIEIITQKQPNPSRDWLNPNLGYVTTSRGRSKIHAWFRKQDRDKNILAGRQILDDELEHVGISLKEAEKFLLPRYNFNELDELLAAIGGGDIRLNQMVNFLQAQFNKPSAAEQDAAALKQLQQKTHVPQQRSKDNGRVVVEGVGNLMHHIARCCQPIPGDDIVGFITQGRGISIHRSDCDQLAELQSHAPERIVEAVWGESYSAGYSLVVRVTANDRSGLLRDITTILANEKVNVLGVASRSDTREQLATIDMTIEIYNLQVLGRVLGKLNQVPDVIDARRLHGG
- the rlmD gene encoding 23S rRNA (uracil(1939)-C(5))-methyltransferase RlmD — translated: MAQFYSAKRRVTTRQIITVEATDLDPFGQGVARHNGKTLFITGLLPSERAEITLTEDKRQYARGQVKRRLSDSPEREVPRCPHFGVCGGCQQQHASVVLQQKSKSSALARQLKHEVNEIIAGQPWGYRRRARLSLSYHPKTERLEMGFRKASASDTVDIKQCPVLAPQLEALLPDVHQCLSGLEGVRHLGHVELVLANNGPLMVLRHTAPLSEKDREKLERFSHSHKLALFLAPQSEILEQVTGEAPWYASNGLRLTFSPRDFIQVNDGVNQQMIEKALDWLDIQPTDRVLDLFCGMGNFTLPLALKAANVVGVEGVEALVAKGQENARQNGLQNVTFFHQNLEDDVTQQPWAKQGFDKILLDPARAGAPGVMAHIIKLAPKRVVYVSCNPATLARDSEALISAGYQIQRLAMLDMFPHTGHLESMALFEHI
- the barA gene encoding two-component sensor histidine kinase BarA, with translation MTNYSLRARMMILILAPTVLIGLLLSIFFVVHRYNDLQRQLEDAGASIIEPLAVSSEYGMNLQNRESIGQLISVLHRRHSDIVRAISVYDENNRLFVTSNFHLDPTSLKIPDGTPFPRHLTVLRRGDIMILRTPIISESYSPDESAQSEAKSSNNMLGYVALELDLKSVRLQQYKEIFISGVMMLFCIGIALIFGWRLMRDVTGPIRNMVNTVDRIRRGQLDSRVEGFMLGELDMLKNGINSMAMSLAAYHEEMQHNVDQATSDLRETLEQMEIQNVELDLAKKRAQEAARIKSEFLANMSHELRTPLNGVIGFTRLTLKSELNPTQRDHLHTIERSANNLLAIINDVLDFSKLEAGKLILESIPFPLRSTLDEVVTLLAHSSHDKGLELTLNIKNDVPDNVIGDPLRLQQVITNLVGNAIKFTESGNIDILVEKRALSNNKVQIEVQIRDTGIGIPERDQSRLFQAFRQADASISRRHGGTGLGLVITQKLVKEMGGDISFHSQPNRGSTFWFHINLDLNPNVMTDGPVTDCLKGMRLAYVEPNAAAAQCTLDVLSTTPLEVVYSPTFSALTVEHYDILLMGIPVTFTGELTMQQERLAKAASMTDYLLLALPCHAQIKAEELKNDGAAACLLKPLTATRLLPALTEYCRLSQHALPLISDEQKLPMSVMAVDDNPANLKLIGVLLEDQVQHVELCTSGAQAVEQAKQMQFDLILMDIQMPGMDGIRACELIRQLPHQQQTPVIAVTAHAMAGQKEKLLSAGMNDYLAKPIDEEKLHSLLVRYKPGHIGGTYTVSAESPEISVNQNATFDWSLALRQAAGKTDLARDMLQMLVAFLPEIRNKVEEQLVGENPEELLEAIHKLHGSCGYSGVPRLKNLCQLLEQQLRAGTPESELEPEFLELLDEMDNVTREAMKVLGS
- a CDS encoding DDE-type integrase/transposase/recombinase, whose translation is MQRLDFIRACHAGTDSFSALCRLFGISRKTGYKWLQRFDPSDLSSLSDRSRAPHSHSRTVPDDIAAQLTALRQKHPDWGPKKLRMWMLNHHVDFTVPAASTIGDILKREGLVPDKKRKRRTPGNRQPLTTISENNQVWSADFKGKFRLLSREYCHPFTLTDNHSRYLLSCRGTDRESEPFVRKCLTDAFLEYGLPEVLRTDNGQPFAGTGIAGLSRLAVWLIKLGIRPERIRKGHPEENGRHERMHRTLKSAVKQGNTFMTMEEQQRWFSDYRKEFNYERPHEALAGATPGTVWQPSNRRWDGRVPEYVYPEGGAVYRVKSRGTLYMGKKGTVFLSEALTGEYIMLEEKDDGLEAIIFNGITLAYYDRKTESVHRID